One window from the genome of Glycine soja cultivar W05 chromosome 12, ASM419377v2, whole genome shotgun sequence encodes:
- the LOC114380391 gene encoding transmembrane E3 ubiquitin-protein ligase FLY2-like produces MVAAERLKLFLCKRRRGLRILLRVAFWWWVVLLLVNPVAGLRPLRERTRSWDDEGLFTRKEESNLGPFSQWNITGTYKGTWKFLDITNGSSRFPDIRKTNGNSVIELVSTPTKMSGVHYVQGVVMFHDVFDNEYDVGGSQVRIEGVYIWPFRQLRMVTNSGKEGDLNQNEDYILSNPYHLLGVFSSQVLQDSSRDKMWRRKHSLIHDMEKHCNIEIAAQISHLPSQNNEGEHDHFHLEGLMESPSADDDGDCFSPLLLNATSVKIEVYYNKAVNYTLMVTFVSFLQVLLLIRQMEHSSTQSGAAKVSILMIGQQAIMDAYLCLLHLTAGILVESLFNAFATAAFFKFVVFSIFEMRYLLAIWKANRPLSNGEGWETMRRELSVLYSRFYGILLGGILLMYEFHYYLRPILLLMYSFWIPQIITNVIRDSRKPLHPHYILGITVTRLAIPLYIFGCPNNFMRIKPDKSWCVCLAVFIGLQAAILLLQHYLGSRWFIPREILPEKYSYYRRVDQDTRHATDCVICMTAIDLSPRSNDCMVTPCDHFFHSGCLQRWMDIKMECPTCRRPLPPA; encoded by the exons ATGGTTGCCGCTGAAAGATTGAAGCTTTTTTTGTGTAAGAGGAGGAGGGGGCTTAGAATTTTGTTGCGGGTTGCATTTTGGTGGTGGGTGGTTCTACTGTTGGTTAATCCAGTGGCGGGTCTCAGACCCTTGAGAGAAAGGACTAGGTCCTGGGATGACGAG GGGCTATTTACAAGAAAGGAGGAGAGCAACTTAGGTCCTTTTTCACAATGGAACATAACAGGAACTTACAAAG GGACTTGGAAGTTTTTAGATATCACAAATGGATCTTCCAGATTTCCTGACATCAGAAAAACAAATGGAAATTCTGTAATTGAATTAGTTAGTACGCCCACAAAGATGAGTGGGGTACATTATGTTCAG GGGGTAGTTATGTTCCATGATGTGTTTGACAATGAGTATGATGTTGGCGGTTCTCAAGTCAGAATAGAAGGTGTATATATATGGCCTTTTAGACAGCTTCGAATGGTAACCAATAG TGGAAAAGAGGGAGATTTGAATCAGAATGaagattatattttatctaATCCATATCATCTG CTTGGAGTTTTCTCATCTCAGGTACTGCAAGATTCTTCGCGAGATAAGATGTGGAGAAGAAAGCATT CTTTGATTCATGACATGGAGAAACATTGTAATATTGAAATTGCTGCTCAGATTTCACACTTGCCATCACAAAATAACG AAGGTGAACATGATCATTTTCATCTAGAAGGGTTAATGGAGAGTCCCTCAGCTGATGATGATGGGGACTGCTTCTCACCATTACTGTTAAATGCAACGTCTGTCAAAATTGAGGTCTACTATAACAAAGCAGTGAACTATACCTTGATGGTCACTTTT GTCTCTTTCTTGCAAGTCCTTCTATTAATTCGTCAAATGGAGCATAGCAGCACTCAATCT GGCGCTGCTAAGGTTTCAATATTAATGATTGGCCAGCAAGCAATAATGGATGCCTATCTTTGCCTTTTACATCTGACTGCAGGAATACTAGTTG AATCCTTGTTTAATGCTTTTGCAACAGCTGCATTTTTCAAGTTTGTAGTTTTCTCAATATTTGAGATGAGATACCTCCTTGCTATCTGGAAGGCAAATAGGCCTTTGAGTAATGGGGAAGGTTGGGAAACAATGAGGCGAGAACTTTCAGTTTTATACAGTCGTTTCT ATGGGATCTTGTTGGGAGGCATTCTACTCATGTACGAGTTCCATTATTATTTGAGACCTATTCTTCTTCTTATGTACTCTTTTTGGATACCTCAGATAATCACCAACGTTATTCGCGATTCACGCAAACCATTGCATCCTCATTATATCTTAGGGATAACTGTTACTCGGCTTGCAATcccattatatatttttggttgcCCAAACAACTTCATGCGCATAAAGCCAGACAAGAGTTGGTGTGTGTGTTTGGCTGTATTTATTGGACTTCAAGCTGCAATTCTCCTACTTCAGCACTATCTTGGTTCACGTTGGTTCATTCCTCGTGAG ATTCTCCCCGAGAAATACAGCTATTATAGGAGGGTCGATCAGGATACACGACATGCTACTGACTGTGTTATTTGCATGACAGCCATTGATCTGTCCCCGCGATCTAATGATTGCATG GTGACACCTTGTGATCATTTCTTCCACTCTGGCTGTTTGCAAAGATGGATGGATATAAAGATGGAGTGCCCAACTTGCCGGCGCCCGCTACCCCCCGcttaa